Proteins from a single region of Metallibacterium scheffleri:
- the glmU gene encoding bifunctional UDP-N-acetylglucosamine diphosphorylase/glucosamine-1-phosphate N-acetyltransferase GlmU: MNSMQPLYVIVLAAGAGKRMRSQQPKVLLPLAGRPLLAHVLETARALDPMRIVVVYGHRGEQLRAALADRPDLQWVQQVEQRGTGHAVRLALEQVPEHARVLVLYGDVPLLRAETLRPLVEAHVALAVLAAEVLDPRGYGRVVRDGLGQVRAIVEEHDADPEQRQLRVINTGILAADARRLRVWVANLDCSNAQGEYYLTDVFAQAAEEGMPALCLLTPDAAEAEGANDARQLAMLEQRLRAREAARLLDAGVRLLDPARIDVRGSVDCGVDVEIDIDVILEGRVVLGDGVRIGPFCRLRNVELAAGSEVHAHCDLDGVVATGACSIGPFARLRPGSVLAEGAAIGNFVETKNARLAAHAKAGHLSYLGDAEIGAGANIGAGTITCNFDGLDKHRTVVGADAFIGSNSALVAPVEIGAGATIGAGSVITHDAAAHALSVARARQVTLPDWKRPHKPRR, translated from the coding sequence ATGAACAGCATGCAGCCCCTGTACGTGATCGTGCTGGCCGCCGGCGCGGGCAAGCGCATGCGCTCGCAGCAACCCAAGGTTTTGCTGCCGCTGGCCGGGCGGCCATTGCTGGCGCATGTGCTGGAAACCGCGCGCGCGCTCGATCCGATGCGCATCGTGGTCGTTTACGGTCATCGCGGTGAACAACTCCGCGCGGCGCTGGCCGATCGCCCGGACCTGCAGTGGGTGCAGCAGGTCGAACAGCGCGGCACCGGCCATGCCGTGCGCCTGGCGCTGGAGCAGGTGCCCGAGCACGCGCGCGTGCTGGTGCTGTACGGCGACGTGCCGCTGCTGCGCGCGGAGACGCTGCGCCCGCTGGTCGAGGCGCACGTGGCGCTGGCGGTGCTGGCCGCCGAGGTGCTGGATCCGCGTGGCTATGGTCGCGTGGTGCGCGATGGACTGGGCCAGGTGCGCGCCATCGTCGAGGAACACGATGCCGACCCGGAACAGCGCCAATTGCGCGTGATCAACACCGGCATCCTCGCTGCCGATGCGCGGCGCCTGCGCGTGTGGGTGGCCAACCTCGATTGCAGCAACGCGCAGGGTGAGTATTACCTGACCGATGTATTCGCGCAGGCCGCCGAGGAAGGCATGCCGGCGTTGTGCCTGCTGACACCCGATGCCGCCGAGGCCGAAGGCGCCAACGATGCGCGCCAGCTGGCCATGCTGGAACAACGCCTGCGCGCACGCGAAGCCGCGCGCCTGCTCGATGCCGGCGTGCGCCTGCTTGATCCGGCGCGCATCGACGTGCGCGGCAGCGTCGATTGCGGCGTCGACGTCGAGATCGACATCGACGTGATCCTCGAAGGTCGCGTGGTGTTGGGCGACGGCGTGCGCATCGGGCCGTTCTGCCGGCTGCGCAATGTCGAGCTGGCCGCCGGCAGCGAGGTGCATGCGCATTGCGACCTGGATGGCGTGGTCGCCACCGGCGCGTGCAGCATCGGGCCCTTCGCGCGCCTGCGCCCGGGCAGCGTGCTGGCCGAGGGCGCAGCCATCGGCAACTTCGTCGAGACCAAGAACGCGCGCCTTGCCGCGCACGCCAAGGCCGGACATCTCAGCTATCTGGGCGATGCCGAGATCGGTGCCGGCGCCAACATCGGCGCCGGCACCATCACCTGCAACTTCGATGGCCTCGACAAGCACCGCACGGTGGTCGGCGCCGATGCGTTCATCGGCTCCAACAGCGCGCTGGTGGCACCGGTGGAAATCGGTGCTGGCGCCACCATCGGCGCCGGCTCGGTGATCACCCATGACGCCGCGGCGCATGCGCTGAGTGTGGCGCGCGCGCGCCAGGTCACGCTGCCGGATTGGAAGCGCCCGCATAAGCCGCGGCGCTGA